Proteins found in one Geomonas subterranea genomic segment:
- the def gene encoding peptide deformylase, translating into MAVKPIVIYPDPILKQVCPPVQAIDDEIRQLIEDLVDTMHAGPGSVGVAAPQIGVSRRVCVIDVSKNRHGKENNHGLLLMINPEILAKSGGAVMREGCMSVPDYTGDVERATELTLRFTEPDGNVREFEASGFEAVAIQHEMDHLDGFLFLDRIASLKTGLFRRKSYK; encoded by the coding sequence ATGGCAGTTAAACCGATAGTCATCTATCCCGACCCCATTTTGAAGCAGGTCTGCCCCCCGGTGCAGGCCATCGACGATGAGATACGGCAGCTGATCGAAGACCTGGTGGACACCATGCACGCCGGGCCCGGTTCCGTCGGCGTCGCGGCGCCGCAGATCGGCGTCTCCCGGCGCGTCTGCGTCATCGACGTCTCGAAGAACCGTCACGGCAAGGAGAACAACCACGGGCTGTTGCTCATGATCAACCCGGAGATCCTGGCCAAGAGCGGCGGCGCCGTGATGCGCGAGGGGTGCATGAGCGTGCCGGACTACACCGGTGACGTCGAGCGCGCCACCGAACTGACGCTTCGTTTCACCGAGCCCGACGGCAACGTGCGCGAGTTCGAGGCCTCCGGCTTCGAGGCCGTGGCCATCCAGCACGAGATGGACCACCTGGACGGTTTCCTGTTCCTGGACCGCATCGCCTCGCTGAAGACCGGCCTGTTCCGCAGGAAAAGCTACAAATAA
- a CDS encoding cytochrome c biogenesis protein, translating to MKWLLITSALLYVASIRRPIFVAALGCSLAYLASRGMALGRLPLIGPQDTLAFFSGALGLMGLPFLYSRQTAGVRWFCWGCGALAGLFAALALPFPTINMPLPPILDTYWFELHVALAFFAYGLFGIAALLGVAFLQGGGKPALDLQYRAALVGYSFFSLSMVSGGIWGYYAWGTYWLWTAKELWTSILWIFYSLFLHLRLKGQAWERGFAWLGIVGFLVTLFTYLGVSMLMRSSHSF from the coding sequence ATGAAATGGCTTCTCATCACTTCCGCGCTGCTCTACGTCGCCTCCATCCGCCGGCCCATCTTCGTGGCGGCGCTCGGCTGCAGCCTGGCCTACCTCGCCTCGCGCGGGATGGCGCTGGGACGGCTTCCCCTGATCGGACCGCAGGATACCCTGGCCTTCTTCTCGGGGGCTCTCGGGCTCATGGGGCTTCCGTTCCTCTATAGCCGGCAGACTGCGGGCGTACGCTGGTTTTGCTGGGGGTGCGGCGCGCTGGCCGGCCTCTTCGCCGCCCTGGCGCTTCCCTTCCCGACCATCAACATGCCGCTGCCTCCCATCCTCGACACCTACTGGTTCGAGTTGCACGTGGCGCTTGCCTTCTTCGCCTACGGCCTCTTCGGCATCGCGGCGCTCCTCGGTGTGGCCTTCCTGCAGGGGGGAGGGAAGCCGGCGCTCGACCTGCAGTACCGGGCCGCGCTGGTGGGGTACAGCTTCTTCTCCCTCTCCATGGTCTCCGGCGGCATCTGGGGGTATTACGCATGGGGCACCTACTGGCTGTGGACCGCCAAGGAGCTCTGGACCTCCATCCTCTGGATCTTCTACTCGCTATTCCTGCACCTGCGCCTCAAGGGGCAGGCATGGGAGCGCGGCTTCGCCTGGCTCGGCATCGTCGGATTCCTGGTGACGCTTTTCACCTACCTGGGCGTCAGCATGCTGATGCGGAGCTCGCATAGTTTCTAA
- a CDS encoding cytochrome c biogenesis protein ResB translates to MLKKLYSTFCSLNLGLWLMTGVMVTLALGSFSSASSEQGGLNDMPLLFWLQRAPLGYSWWLWLCVACIAVLFVNALVCSIDALRRKGRSVAPHLMHAGFLLIVLAHLLSAYGGFKQQMQLPQGDSFGFPDGERVVVERITGDVGPMGMMSGYRADLRLSDGLHVVQPNQPLFHKGYGIYVKDVALNPVPMALFEVHREPGALTAFIGALIFTVGNLMLLAQRKGR, encoded by the coding sequence TTGCTGAAAAAACTCTACTCGACCTTCTGCTCCCTAAACCTCGGCCTTTGGCTCATGACCGGGGTCATGGTCACCCTGGCCCTGGGCTCCTTCTCCAGCGCGAGCTCGGAGCAGGGCGGCCTCAACGACATGCCGCTCCTCTTCTGGCTGCAGCGCGCGCCGCTCGGCTACTCCTGGTGGCTCTGGCTCTGCGTCGCCTGCATAGCGGTCCTCTTCGTCAACGCGCTCGTCTGCTCCATCGACGCCTTGCGCCGCAAAGGGCGCAGCGTGGCGCCGCACCTGATGCACGCGGGCTTCCTCCTCATAGTCCTGGCGCACCTCCTCTCCGCATATGGCGGCTTCAAACAACAGATGCAGCTGCCGCAGGGGGATTCTTTCGGTTTTCCGGACGGCGAGCGGGTCGTGGTGGAGCGGATCACAGGCGATGTGGGGCCGATGGGCATGATGAGCGGCTACCGCGCGGATCTCAGGCTCTCGGACGGTCTGCACGTAGTGCAGCCGAACCAGCCGCTCTTCCACAAGGGGTACGGCATCTACGTGAAGGACGTGGCGCTCAACCCGGTGCCGATGGCGCTCTTCGAGGTGCACAGGGAGCCGGGCGCGCTGACCGCATTCATAGGGGCGTTGATCTTTACGGTGGGTAACCTGATGCTGCTGGCGCAGCGCAAGGGGAGATAA
- a CDS encoding peptidylprolyl isomerase: MLKRFIYALILGLFLAGGAFAAEAKNPVVLIETNQGNVKVELFQKEAPISVKNFLDYANSGFYNGTIFHRVIPNFMIQGGGFGQDLNPKPTKAPIKNEAANGLKNERGTIAMARTGVVDSATAQFFINTVNNDFLNNRPGGGMMGYGYAVFGKVIEGMNVVDKIAATKTGRGANGMPDVPQTPMIIKSVKEIK, encoded by the coding sequence ATGCTGAAAAGATTCATCTACGCTCTGATCCTGGGGCTCTTCCTGGCGGGCGGCGCCTTCGCCGCCGAGGCGAAGAACCCGGTGGTGCTGATCGAGACCAACCAGGGCAACGTGAAGGTCGAACTGTTCCAGAAAGAGGCGCCGATTTCCGTTAAGAACTTCCTCGACTACGCGAACAGCGGCTTCTACAACGGGACCATCTTCCACCGCGTCATCCCCAACTTCATGATCCAGGGAGGTGGTTTCGGGCAGGACCTGAATCCGAAACCGACCAAGGCCCCGATCAAGAACGAGGCTGCGAACGGGCTGAAAAACGAGCGCGGCACCATCGCCATGGCGCGCACCGGTGTGGTCGATTCCGCCACCGCCCAGTTCTTCATCAACACCGTGAACAACGACTTCCTGAACAACAGGCCGGGCGGCGGCATGATGGGATACGGCTACGCCGTATTCGGCAAGGTCATTGAGGGAATGAACGTGGTCGACAAGATCGCGGCCACCAAGACCGGCAGGGGCGCCAACGGCATGCCGGACGTGCCGCAGACCCCGATGATCATCAAGAGCGTCAAAGAAATCAAGTAA
- a CDS encoding phosphoglucomutase/phosphomannomutase family protein — MQIQFGTDGWRGVIADTFTFENLSLVAQATMDYLHKQGLAEKGLVIGYDRRFLSKEFAERVAAIAAGNGIKTWLSEGYAPTPAVSWAVHEKKAGAGVMITASHNPARYNGFKVKESFGGSARPSTTKVLEKMVAENQAASRPVQALALAEALESGQVELFDATAPYLAQLGRYVDLELIRSAGIKAVVDPMFGAGSGLLPLLVAGIEEIHGAENPSFGGHPPEPIAEHLGELAAMVEAGKFQVGLALDGDADRIGAVDETGEFFSSHRIFTVLLRHLYERKGVRGAVVKTVSTTQMIDLLAQKYGLKLFETQIGFKHICELMLDNDILMGGEESGGLGVKGHIPERDGILMGLLLLEAMAMSGKGLRALLEETMDEIGHFHYSRIDLPIDPQAKQLLLERMQAGGITSIAGFAVARHNFSDGFKFIFGDGSWLLIRPSGTEPVLRLYSEAGDPEKVALLLNAARDIASV; from the coding sequence TTGCAGATACAATTCGGCACAGACGGGTGGCGCGGCGTCATCGCCGACACCTTCACCTTTGAAAACCTGTCGCTGGTGGCGCAGGCCACCATGGATTATCTGCATAAACAGGGGCTTGCGGAAAAGGGACTGGTGATCGGTTACGACCGCCGCTTTCTCTCCAAGGAATTCGCCGAGCGCGTCGCGGCCATAGCGGCGGGCAACGGCATCAAGACCTGGCTCTCCGAAGGCTACGCGCCCACCCCCGCCGTCTCGTGGGCGGTTCACGAGAAGAAAGCAGGGGCCGGGGTGATGATCACCGCGAGCCACAATCCCGCACGTTACAACGGCTTCAAGGTAAAGGAATCCTTCGGCGGTTCCGCGCGCCCCTCCACGACCAAGGTCCTGGAGAAGATGGTGGCCGAGAACCAGGCGGCCTCACGTCCGGTGCAGGCCCTCGCGCTGGCCGAGGCGCTGGAGTCGGGACAGGTGGAGCTTTTCGATGCCACCGCCCCGTACCTGGCCCAACTGGGGCGCTACGTCGACCTCGAGCTGATCCGCTCCGCCGGCATCAAGGCGGTGGTCGATCCGATGTTTGGTGCCGGCTCCGGGCTGTTGCCGCTGTTGGTCGCCGGGATCGAGGAGATCCATGGTGCCGAGAATCCCTCCTTCGGCGGACATCCCCCCGAGCCCATCGCCGAGCACCTGGGTGAACTGGCGGCCATGGTCGAGGCCGGGAAGTTCCAGGTGGGATTGGCCCTCGATGGCGATGCCGACCGGATCGGCGCCGTAGACGAGACCGGCGAATTCTTCTCCTCGCACCGCATATTCACCGTGCTGTTGCGCCACCTCTACGAGCGCAAAGGGGTACGCGGCGCGGTGGTCAAGACCGTCTCCACCACGCAAATGATCGACCTCCTGGCGCAGAAATACGGCCTGAAGCTCTTCGAGACCCAGATCGGCTTCAAGCACATCTGCGAGCTGATGCTGGACAACGACATCCTGATGGGGGGCGAGGAGTCCGGCGGCCTGGGAGTAAAGGGGCACATCCCGGAGCGCGACGGTATCCTGATGGGGCTGCTCCTTCTCGAGGCGATGGCCATGAGCGGGAAAGGGCTGCGGGCGCTTCTCGAGGAGACCATGGATGAGATCGGGCACTTCCACTATTCCCGCATTGACCTGCCCATCGACCCGCAGGCGAAGCAGCTCCTCCTGGAAAGGATGCAGGCCGGCGGGATCACCAGCATCGCCGGATTCGCCGTGGCGCGCCACAATTTCAGCGACGGTTTCAAGTTCATCTTCGGGGACGGATCCTGGCTTTTGATACGCCCGTCGGGGACGGAGCCGGTGCTCAGACTGTACAGCGAGGCGGGGGACCCGGAGAAGGTCGCGCTTCTTCTGAATGCAGCTCGCGACATAGCAAGCGTCTAA
- a CDS encoding roadblock/LC7 domain-containing protein, giving the protein MSNPQLIMYDEEFKQINVVLDKLLREANAKVIFLVDKNGQLITGCGETERFDTTSLASLTAGNIAATGGLAKLIGEKEFSILFHEGEKDNLHISIVAGRVILVVLFDTRSSLGLVRLRVKKASEELTAIFNRLLQKNEEKEKSGDSEFPFAEITDDDIDNLFS; this is encoded by the coding sequence ATGTCGAATCCTCAGTTGATTATGTACGATGAGGAATTCAAACAGATAAACGTCGTGCTCGACAAGTTGCTGCGCGAAGCCAATGCCAAGGTGATCTTCCTGGTGGACAAGAACGGCCAGTTGATCACGGGGTGCGGCGAGACCGAGCGTTTCGACACCACGTCGCTCGCCTCGCTCACCGCCGGCAACATCGCCGCCACGGGCGGCCTGGCCAAGCTGATCGGCGAGAAGGAGTTTTCCATCCTCTTCCACGAAGGGGAGAAGGACAACCTCCACATTTCCATCGTGGCCGGCCGCGTGATCCTGGTGGTGCTCTTCGATACCCGCTCTTCCCTGGGGTTGGTTCGTCTGCGCGTCAAGAAGGCTTCCGAGGAGCTCACCGCCATCTTCAACCGTCTTCTGCAGAAGAACGAGGAGAAGGAGAAGAGCGGCGACAGCGAGTTCCCCTTTGCGGAAATCACCGACGACGATATCGACAACCTGTTCAGCTAA
- a CDS encoding GTP-binding protein has protein sequence MSFINYASREINCKIVYYGPGLCGKTTNLQYVYQKTAADAKGKMISLATETERTLFFDFLPLALGEIRGFKTRFHLYTVPGQVFYDASRKLILKGVDGVVFVADSQEERMDANIESVENLRINLIEQGYDLDKIPYVVQYNKRDLPNVVSVEELRRELNPTNVPDFEACATTGEGVFETLKAIAKLILFDLKKGK, from the coding sequence ATGTCCTTCATCAACTACGCTTCCCGCGAAATAAACTGCAAGATCGTCTACTACGGCCCGGGTCTCTGCGGCAAGACCACCAATCTTCAGTACGTCTACCAAAAGACCGCCGCCGACGCGAAAGGGAAGATGATCAGCCTCGCGACCGAGACCGAGCGCACCCTTTTCTTCGACTTCCTCCCCCTGGCCCTGGGCGAGATCCGCGGTTTCAAGACGCGTTTCCACCTGTACACCGTTCCCGGCCAGGTCTTTTACGACGCCTCCCGGAAGCTGATCCTGAAGGGTGTGGACGGCGTGGTCTTCGTGGCGGACTCCCAGGAAGAGCGCATGGACGCCAACATCGAGAGCGTCGAGAACCTGCGCATCAACTTGATCGAGCAGGGATATGACCTGGACAAGATCCCGTATGTGGTCCAGTACAACAAGCGCGACCTCCCCAACGTGGTCAGCGTTGAGGAACTGCGCCGCGAGCTGAACCCGACCAACGTCCCTGATTTCGAAGCCTGCGCCACCACCGGCGAAGGGGTCTTCGAGACCCTGAAGGCGATCGCCAAGCTGATCCTGTTCGATCTGAAAAAAGGGAAGTAG
- the uvrC gene encoding excinuclease ABC subunit UvrC, with translation MITQEMIENFPTSPGVYLMKTSDGSVIYVGKARNLRNRVRAYVGDTRDSRVHIRFMVQLVESVDYLVTDTEKEALILENTLIKQHRPKYNINLRDDKTYFSLRMDMKEEFPRLSLVRKIPSDGARYFGPYSSATSAKEVLKQLYKMFPLRHYPLATCMAKKRPCLYHQIKQCSAPCCGLISKEEYAVLAEGAALFLEGKNTEIARLYRAKMSQASQEMRYEDAARYRDLVRAIEVTVERQKMVAQGGDSDVFGVHREGDQMQIALLHIRGGTVTGGRTFLFGWELETEEGLASFLNEYYDLDAPLPPQVLIPFPIPEPGPLEELLSEKAGKKVIIAAPQRGPKLEMVKLAQKNAETAAQERLAKESSSATLLTELAEKLHLARTPRRIECYDISNIQGEMAVGSRVVFIDGKADKNLYRRYRIKGVLQSDDFAMMREVLSRRFKAETTEEQPDLIVVDGGLGQLGVLNAVLDELGVTGVEAAGLAKSRTFRDMESEEISKSDERVFRPGRKNPITLRQSSAPLLLLARIRDEAHRFAVTYHKAVRSKTLTGSSLDQVPGIGVKRKKALLKHFGSLRGVQGATLEELKAAPGMTETAARALWEHLHGQDL, from the coding sequence ATGATAACCCAGGAGATGATCGAGAACTTCCCCACCTCCCCCGGCGTCTACCTCATGAAGACCTCGGACGGCAGCGTCATCTACGTCGGCAAGGCGCGCAACCTGAGAAACCGCGTCCGGGCCTACGTGGGCGACACCCGCGATTCACGCGTCCACATCCGTTTCATGGTGCAACTGGTCGAGTCCGTCGACTACCTGGTCACCGACACGGAAAAGGAAGCCCTGATCCTCGAGAACACGCTGATCAAGCAGCACCGCCCGAAGTACAACATCAACCTGCGCGACGACAAGACCTACTTCTCGCTGCGCATGGACATGAAAGAAGAATTCCCGCGCCTCTCCCTGGTGCGCAAGATCCCGTCCGACGGCGCGCGCTACTTCGGCCCCTACTCCTCGGCCACCTCAGCCAAGGAGGTACTGAAGCAGCTCTACAAGATGTTCCCGCTGCGTCACTACCCGCTGGCGACCTGCATGGCAAAGAAGCGCCCTTGCCTTTATCACCAGATCAAGCAATGCTCCGCCCCCTGCTGCGGCCTCATCAGCAAGGAGGAGTACGCCGTCCTTGCCGAGGGTGCGGCTCTCTTCCTGGAAGGAAAGAACACCGAGATAGCACGCCTGTACCGCGCCAAGATGAGCCAGGCGTCCCAGGAGATGCGCTACGAGGATGCGGCCCGCTACCGCGACCTGGTGCGCGCCATCGAGGTGACGGTGGAGCGGCAGAAGATGGTGGCGCAGGGCGGGGACAGCGACGTGTTCGGGGTGCATCGCGAGGGGGACCAGATGCAGATCGCCCTGCTGCATATCCGCGGCGGCACGGTGACCGGCGGCCGGACCTTCCTCTTCGGCTGGGAGCTGGAAACCGAGGAGGGGCTGGCCTCGTTCCTGAACGAGTACTACGACCTGGACGCGCCGCTCCCCCCGCAGGTACTGATCCCGTTCCCCATCCCGGAACCGGGCCCGCTCGAGGAGCTCCTGTCGGAGAAGGCGGGCAAGAAGGTGATCATCGCCGCTCCGCAACGCGGCCCCAAGCTGGAGATGGTGAAGCTGGCCCAGAAGAACGCGGAGACAGCGGCACAGGAGCGGCTGGCGAAGGAAAGCTCGTCGGCAACGCTGTTGACCGAGCTTGCCGAGAAGCTGCACCTTGCCCGCACCCCCAGAAGGATCGAGTGCTACGACATCTCCAACATCCAGGGGGAGATGGCGGTCGGGAGCCGGGTGGTCTTCATCGACGGCAAGGCGGACAAGAACCTCTACCGGCGCTACCGCATCAAGGGGGTGCTGCAATCCGACGACTTCGCCATGATGCGCGAGGTGCTGTCGCGCCGGTTCAAGGCCGAGACCACGGAGGAGCAGCCCGACCTGATCGTGGTCGACGGCGGGCTCGGACAGTTGGGGGTCCTGAACGCGGTGCTGGACGAACTGGGTGTTACCGGGGTGGAGGCGGCGGGCCTCGCCAAGAGCCGGACCTTCAGGGACATGGAAAGCGAGGAGATCTCGAAGAGTGACGAGCGGGTGTTCCGGCCCGGGCGCAAGAACCCGATCACGCTCAGGCAGAGTTCGGCGCCGCTATTGCTCCTGGCACGCATCCGTGACGAGGCGCACCGCTTCGCGGTCACCTACCACAAGGCCGTGCGGAGCAAGACCCTGACCGGCTCCAGCCTGGACCAGGTCCCGGGGATCGGAGTGAAGAGGAAGAAGGCGCTGTTGAAGCACTTCGGGAGCTTGCGAGGGGTGCAGGGGGCGACGCTGGAGGAACTCAAGGCGGCGCCGGGGATGACGGAGACCGCGGCGAGGGCGCTGTGGGAACACCTCCACGGCCAAGACCTGTAG
- a CDS encoding RNA recognition motif domain-containing protein, whose product MAKAGKELYVGSLSYDVTEYELQKLFAVAGTVTSMHLIRDPDTGQFKGCGYVRMSTEAEARDAIDSLDGAWLIDKHITVSYANPQKMKASGGGAKTLPRWRIEAAEKKAAEKKAAAAAPAGKPAAKPAGAKPAAKPAAKPVDAKPAAKTAGAKPAGARPAAAKAGGSRAAGAAKSAGSKPASRPGTPKPGSRTGKR is encoded by the coding sequence ATGGCAAAAGCAGGTAAGGAACTTTACGTAGGCAGCCTGTCCTACGATGTCACCGAATACGAGTTGCAGAAGCTGTTCGCGGTGGCCGGCACGGTCACCTCGATGCACCTGATCAGGGACCCCGACACCGGCCAGTTCAAGGGGTGCGGCTACGTCAGGATGTCCACGGAGGCCGAGGCGCGGGATGCCATCGACTCGCTGGACGGTGCCTGGCTCATCGACAAGCACATCACCGTCTCCTACGCGAACCCGCAGAAGATGAAGGCGAGCGGCGGTGGCGCCAAGACCCTCCCCAGGTGGCGCATCGAGGCGGCCGAGAAGAAAGCCGCTGAAAAGAAAGCGGCAGCGGCGGCTCCGGCCGGCAAGCCTGCAGCTAAACCCGCGGGGGCCAAACCGGCAGCGAAACCGGCGGCTAAACCCGTAGACGCCAAGCCCGCAGCCAAGACTGCCGGTGCGAAACCGGCTGGAGCCAGACCCGCCGCTGCGAAAGCAGGGGGATCCAGGGCGGCAGGTGCCGCGAAATCCGCAGGGTCAAAGCCAGCCTCGCGTCCCGGCACACCCAAGCCCGGCAGCAGGACCGGGAAGCGCTAG
- a CDS encoding c-type heme family protein, with protein MTRPADFSIRTKFFGLMSLLLIALLLASGIFLYQRQKDFVLRFAVDNARSFATQLIETREYMSSAVKNEPETNYSLVPQVVATQVAKRVTQNSKFYVRQVSLRYRNPENRPDAYETAQLQKFLTNPTSESYDIVQSGDTSFFRYLQPMRATPSCLGCHGSYQSAPDFVKKRFPPGHFSYNYRVGEVIGAVSVSIPVKDLYAQLGANFKLDLLARALVYLIVTVVMGVIMNRQIIRPVKVLSDRIIDVTRTGDFHEKLPQKSRDEIGMLIAAFNDMMEELSHRTVQSREADERYRRFIEVAASAVVTFLKDGKIVIVNEKAEALFGRNRQQLLGESIFDFLENGGLRERIERPGEFKEETTRQTVRGASGRATVVEMVVSASKADREPLFTAILRQRNGG; from the coding sequence ATGACCCGCCCCGCAGATTTCTCCATCCGCACCAAGTTCTTCGGCCTGATGTCCCTGCTTCTGATCGCCCTCCTGCTCGCTTCGGGCATCTTTCTTTACCAGCGCCAGAAAGACTTCGTGCTCCGCTTCGCGGTGGACAACGCCCGCAGCTTCGCAACCCAGCTCATCGAGACCCGCGAGTATATGTCGTCCGCGGTGAAGAACGAGCCGGAAACGAACTACAGCCTCGTTCCGCAGGTGGTGGCGACCCAGGTCGCCAAAAGAGTGACCCAGAACAGCAAGTTCTACGTGCGCCAGGTGTCGCTGCGCTACCGCAATCCCGAAAACCGCCCGGACGCCTACGAGACTGCACAACTGCAGAAGTTCCTCACCAACCCCACATCGGAAAGCTACGACATCGTGCAAAGCGGCGATACCAGCTTCTTCCGCTACCTGCAGCCGATGCGGGCCACCCCCTCCTGCCTGGGATGCCACGGCAGCTACCAGAGCGCCCCCGATTTTGTCAAAAAGCGCTTCCCCCCCGGCCACTTTTCCTACAACTACCGGGTGGGCGAGGTGATCGGCGCGGTGTCGGTGAGTATCCCGGTCAAGGATCTCTACGCCCAACTGGGGGCGAACTTCAAACTCGACCTGCTGGCCCGCGCGCTGGTGTATCTCATCGTCACCGTGGTCATGGGGGTCATCATGAACCGGCAGATCATCCGCCCGGTGAAGGTCCTCTCGGACCGGATCATCGATGTCACAAGGACCGGCGACTTTCACGAAAAGCTTCCCCAGAAAAGCCGCGACGAGATCGGGATGCTCATCGCCGCCTTCAACGACATGATGGAGGAGCTCTCCCACCGCACGGTCCAGTCACGCGAGGCGGACGAGCGCTACCGCCGCTTCATCGAGGTGGCCGCCTCCGCGGTGGTGACCTTTTTGAAGGACGGGAAGATTGTGATCGTCAACGAGAAGGCGGAAGCGCTCTTCGGCAGGAACAGGCAGCAGTTGCTGGGTGAATCCATCTTTGACTTCTTGGAGAACGGCGGCCTGCGGGAGCGGATAGAGCGGCCGGGGGAATTCAAGGAGGAAACCACGCGGCAAACCGTGCGCGGGGCCAGCGGGAGGGCAACTGTCGTGGAGATGGTGGTCTCGGCCTCGAAGGCGGACCGCGAGCCTCTCTTTACCGCCATCCTCAGGCAGCGAAACGGCGGCTGA
- a CDS encoding cytochrome c3 family protein, whose product MKKTLLVLSLLLVAPAAYGFECNVCHSKNPAMVKMHKALKGRNCFDCHKMGEKLMGKGIPKDKAAQIKRRETEEICFECHKK is encoded by the coding sequence ATGAAGAAAACGCTTTTGGTCCTGTCGCTGCTGCTTGTCGCCCCCGCCGCCTATGGCTTCGAGTGCAACGTCTGTCATAGCAAAAACCCCGCGATGGTGAAGATGCACAAGGCGCTGAAAGGAAGGAACTGCTTCGACTGCCACAAGATGGGCGAGAAGCTGATGGGCAAGGGCATTCCCAAAGACAAGGCCGCACAGATCAAGCGGCGCGAGACCGAAGAGATCTGCTTCGAGTGCCACAAGAAATAG
- a CDS encoding ParA family protein codes for MAKIICVANQKGGVGKTTTAVNLSASLAVAERRVLLVDMDPQGNAGSGVGADKDVLEESIYDALIDDAPASRIVLKTELPYLHLLPATSDLAGAELELVSVTDRERKLKRILDSLSDSYDYIFIDCPPSLNLLTINAMTAAHSVLIPLQCEFYAMEGLSQILKTINLIQQGLNKSLSIEGILLTMFDARNNLSRQVGEEMRAHFPKETLETVIPRNVRLSEAPSHGKPICLYDITSKGATSYMDLAKEIIAREVSHG; via the coding sequence ATGGCTAAGATCATCTGTGTGGCGAATCAAAAGGGTGGGGTGGGCAAGACCACGACGGCCGTGAACCTCTCGGCCTCGCTGGCCGTCGCCGAACGCCGCGTGCTCCTCGTGGACATGGATCCGCAGGGGAACGCCGGTAGCGGCGTGGGCGCGGACAAGGACGTCCTCGAGGAGAGCATCTACGACGCCCTCATCGACGACGCGCCGGCGTCGCGTATCGTGCTCAAGACGGAACTCCCCTACCTGCACCTCTTGCCGGCAACCTCCGACCTCGCCGGCGCCGAACTGGAGCTTGTGAGCGTCACCGACCGCGAGCGGAAGCTGAAGCGGATCCTCGATTCGCTGTCTGACTCCTACGACTACATCTTTATCGACTGCCCTCCCTCGCTGAACCTCCTCACCATCAACGCGATGACCGCGGCGCACTCGGTGCTGATCCCGCTGCAGTGCGAGTTCTACGCCATGGAAGGGCTTTCGCAGATACTCAAAACCATCAACCTGATCCAGCAGGGGCTGAACAAGTCGCTCTCCATCGAGGGGATCCTGCTCACCATGTTCGACGCCAGGAACAACCTGTCGCGCCAGGTCGGCGAGGAGATGCGCGCCCACTTCCCCAAGGAGACCCTGGAGACGGTGATCCCGAGGAACGTGAGGCTCTCGGAGGCGCCGTCGCACGGAAAGCCCATCTGCCTGTACGACATCACCTCCAAGGGGGCGACCAGCTACATGGATCTGGCCAAGGAAATCATCGCGCGCGAGGTGTCGCATGGTTAA
- a CDS encoding ParB/RepB/Spo0J family partition protein, translated as MVKKMGLGKGMGALLPVVEDHGKKYFSCPIEDIKPNKEQPRKTFVNEKLEELAASIREKGIIQPLVVVKKAGHYELIAGERRWRAAQKAGLREVPVVIQDVSEETALEMALIENIQREDLNAVEEAEAYHALLERFSLSQEELAKRVGKERSTIANALRLLRLPAEIKRDVAEDRISMGHARALLTLEDVEEQKAVRDEIVKGHLSVRETEALVKRRKAGPPKKAAKPSLDPDQKDLLERMQRHFAAKVALKRAGRGGKLEISFADMKELTRIVELLNL; from the coding sequence ATGGTTAAGAAAATGGGATTGGGCAAAGGGATGGGGGCTCTGCTCCCGGTCGTGGAGGATCACGGCAAGAAATACTTCTCCTGCCCCATCGAAGACATAAAGCCCAACAAGGAACAGCCCAGAAAGACCTTCGTCAACGAGAAGCTGGAGGAGCTGGCTGCGTCCATCCGCGAAAAGGGGATCATCCAGCCCCTGGTGGTGGTCAAGAAGGCCGGGCACTACGAGCTGATCGCGGGTGAGCGGCGCTGGCGCGCCGCCCAGAAGGCGGGCCTCAGGGAAGTACCGGTCGTCATCCAGGACGTCTCCGAGGAGACCGCCCTGGAGATGGCACTCATCGAGAACATCCAGCGCGAGGACCTGAACGCGGTGGAGGAGGCCGAGGCTTACCACGCCCTTTTGGAGCGGTTCTCCCTGTCCCAGGAGGAACTGGCGAAGCGCGTGGGCAAGGAGCGCTCCACCATCGCCAACGCCCTGCGCCTGTTGCGCCTTCCGGCCGAGATCAAGCGTGACGTGGCCGAGGACCGCATCTCCATGGGGCACGCCCGGGCGCTCCTGACCCTCGAGGACGTCGAGGAGCAGAAGGCTGTGCGCGACGAGATCGTCAAGGGGCACCTCTCGGTGCGCGAGACCGAGGCGCTGGTGAAGCGCAGGAAGGCGGGGCCGCCCAAGAAAGCGGCGAAGCCGTCCCTCGACCCGGACCAGAAGGACCTCTTGGAGCGTATGCAGCGCCACTTCGCCGCCAAGGTCGCGCTGAAGCGCGCCGGGCGCGGCGGCAAGCTGGAGATCAGCTTCGCCGACATGAAGGAG